Proteins from a single region of Flavobacterium sp. K5-23:
- the ribB gene encoding 3,4-dihydroxy-2-butanone-4-phosphate synthase, which produces MVNHKIQLNTIEEAIEDIRQGKIIIVVDDEDRENEGDFLAAAEKVTPEMINFMATHGRGLICAPLTESRCKELGLHVMVSNNTDPMETAFTVSVDLRGNGVTTGISASDRALTIQALVNPDTKPHDLARPGHIFPLIAKQGGVLRRTGHTEAAIDFARLAGFKSAGVIVEIMNEDGSMARLPQLVKVAKKFNLKLVSIEALVAYRMQHDSLIVKKEDFEIKTRFGDFRLRAYQQTTNKQIHIALTKGTWNLGEAILTRIHSSQVNNDLLGTLTNNADQQLDDMFRTINDHGKGAVIFINQDMQSVNLLNRISELKTIQAGGEMKAPKIIIDNKDFGIGAQILHDIDISKIRLVSNTEQGKRVGMIGYGLEITEYVKY; this is translated from the coding sequence ATGGTTAATCATAAAATACAACTCAACACAATAGAAGAAGCAATTGAAGATATCCGCCAAGGTAAAATCATAATTGTAGTTGATGATGAAGACAGAGAAAATGAAGGTGATTTCCTTGCTGCAGCCGAAAAGGTTACACCGGAAATGATAAATTTTATGGCCACTCACGGTCGTGGATTAATTTGCGCCCCATTAACAGAAAGCCGTTGTAAAGAATTAGGTTTACACGTAATGGTCAGCAATAATACAGACCCTATGGAAACTGCATTTACAGTTTCGGTAGATTTGAGAGGTAATGGTGTAACAACCGGAATTTCAGCTTCAGACAGGGCGCTAACTATTCAAGCATTAGTAAACCCAGATACAAAACCACATGATTTAGCAAGACCAGGGCATATTTTTCCATTAATTGCTAAACAAGGAGGAGTTCTTAGAAGAACAGGACATACAGAAGCTGCAATCGATTTCGCTCGACTTGCTGGTTTTAAATCGGCTGGGGTAATCGTCGAAATCATGAATGAAGATGGGTCTATGGCTCGTTTACCACAATTGGTTAAAGTCGCTAAAAAATTTAATTTAAAATTAGTTTCTATCGAAGCATTGGTTGCATACAGAATGCAACACGATAGCCTGATTGTAAAGAAAGAGGATTTTGAGATCAAAACCCGTTTTGGAGATTTTAGACTAAGAGCGTACCAGCAAACAACAAATAAGCAGATACATATTGCTTTGACAAAAGGAACTTGGAATTTAGGTGAAGCTATATTGACTAGAATCCACTCTTCTCAAGTAAACAATGATTTATTAGGCACATTAACTAATAATGCAGACCAGCAATTAGATGATATGTTTAGAACAATAAATGATCACGGTAAAGGTGCCGTAATCTTTATTAACCAAGACATGCAATCTGTAAATTTATTAAACCGCATCTCTGAACTGAAAACAATTCAGGCTGGAGGAGAAATGAAAGCACCAAAAATCATCATTGACAACAAAGATTTTGGTATTGGAGCACAAATTCTTCACGATATAGACATTTCTAAAATCCGACTTGTATCGAATACTGAACAAGGGAAACGTGTGGGTATGATAGGTTATGGTCTTGAAATCACAGAATATGTAAAATATTAG